Part of the Sphingobium lignivorans genome is shown below.
CGTGCCAAGCGTCACCATCCCGACCTGCTGGAACTGCGCGCCAAGAGCGACGGTCGCGACCTGCGTCTTGTCGCCCATCTCCACCAGAAAGAACGCGACCGTGGTGGTGAGGAAAGGCCCGAAGCGACCGGGCTCTTCCGGCAGATCGTCCATCTTGTCGGGAATGAGAGTCCATAGGGCCATCGCCAGGAACGAGGCTGCGACCAGATAATGGAACCAGGCGGCACGAACCAGCGAAGCGACGCTGACCCCGAGCAGCGCGGCGAGGAAATGATTGGCGAGCGTGGCCGCGAGAATGCCCAGGATGATCGGCAGCGGCCTGCGGAAGCGCGTGGCGAGCAGGATCGCCAACAATTGGGTCTTGTCGCCGATCTCGGCCAGCGCGACCACGGCGGTCGAAGTAAACAAGGCTTCCATGATGATGCACTCAGGGCCAGGGCGAACATACCGATGACATCACGCCTTCCGCCCGGCCCGGACGAAAGCGCAACGTCATTGGTCTCGCCTGGACCTCCGTCCCCCGCCGCCATGACCTCTCGGCCAAGTATGTTGACGCGCGGGCCCGCCGAACCGGCGGCTGGCTACTCCCCAAGTGACGCAAGCCCGCTAGGGGAAACCGGCACGCCCGTC
Proteins encoded:
- a CDS encoding TMEM165/GDT1 family protein, which encodes MEALFTSTAVVALAEIGDKTQLLAILLATRFRRPLPIILGILAATLANHFLAALLGVSVASLVRAAWFHYLVAASFLAMALWTLIPDKMDDLPEEPGRFGPFLTTTVAFFLVEMGDKTQVATVALGAQFQQVGMVTLGTTLGMLLANVPAVFLGHELVRRVPLKAVRLVAAMLFAGIGIWLLLSGPGLL